TAGATAAGGTAGAAAACTTACTCATATTTCACTTAATGACTAGAACCTGCTTATAGGTAAATTatactaaatatttatattgcaTTTAAAGCAAACCTAAccataaaatcattattttatttttgggatCCTAAATATAGGTGTTTTACCTTTGAAAACATTGATATGACACATACATTTGAAGAATATAGTAGGATTCtagatttttcaaaagataGTTGTAAAGTTTATTGCAGATAGAGATTTAAGAATATTGCTTCTAAAGTAACTAGATTATTGTGTTTAGGTAAGGTTAACTAGTGTAGAATATCTAATGAAGGGTTTAGATGGAAAAATATTGAAgtcaaaatgaagaaaaacataaaaataggaaaactaagaaataaaagatGCAAGATAGTAGTAGCGTTTGCCATATTTAagctaattttgttttaatccgACATTAGAGTCACTAGTCTAGGAGCTGTAAATGCATTAGTAGAATATAAACATACTAAAATCAACCATTCTGttgcaattttgaaaaaaatcatgctaTCACTTAATCATTATGGGATGTGCAAAAAAGAAGTCATAAGAAGTTGTATTCCAATGTTATATTTATGGATTGTTAGCCACATTAAAACCCCCAaagatattttcaatatttgctTATGGTTTGATCTAAAGACTATTGAAGATTATTATAGATGAATCTTGGAAGGACTTGGATGAGAGAGCACAAGTAGCGAAATATGTTGCACTGCCACAAAgcaacttcaaataaaaaacaccatgAATGAATAATACAACATGAATAATAAGTTGTGGTAGCAAAATATAGGTCTCCTTGATCTAGGTAACTAGCTATATTTATTATGCACATGCATTGGTGACCAAACACCTTAGGAGAATACAATATGTTCTTAGGACTCTAGAGTTAgctaattttattgttttatttagaaatcaATTGTCTCTTGAAGAATCGGGCCTTATTAGactagattaaaaaaaggtttcttatggttaaaaaaaaaaaggaatatgaCTGAATTCATATTTAACCAAAATTATGCTATTTGGAGGAATGAAAGACTTTCTATGATTGTTGAAGCCATGAATCCCAAACCTTTGAATCTGAAGTGGGGCTTTCGCAGATAATTGAGGAAGGGCTAAAGAGAAAAATGGTTAGTAATGAAGACGAGCTGAAAGAACAGTTGGAAAAATCTAGAATCAACCTCTACAACAACCAAAGGCAACAATAACTTTTGAAAAAACTACTGGAAGAGAAAGATAAAATGAGGAAGATAAATACTAACAAGAAAATCATAGCCTCtttgaaaaaggaaagagagaacaTAAGGAAGAAGTTAAACactgaaaatgagaaaaattggTTGGATTGGATTAAtatagaggaagaaaaaagagtttGATCGCAATACATAGGGGTTGAGGAAGAGATTAGTGCTAGAAAAGCTACCAAATATGATACTAAAGACtataaaaaaagggttgaaTCTTCAAAATAGCAGTTTGTGGTGGTGCAATTTGAACTAGAGATTCAAAAGGAAGAGCTAAGCAGTTGAAGGGCTTATACTTCAAGATAAAAAGGGAGCAAACATGATTGTTAAAGGTGTTAAGACTATATTAAAAGTTTTAATGTtcaaattaacttcaaaataGTCAAGCTTGACATTGAGAGGGAAGAGTTGTAAAGGGCAATGACTAAAGTAAATCAGTTAGAAAAGGAACTATAAGTGCTTAATAGAAGTAACAAGGCCTTAACTTCTAATAATGATGTCCTGATCACcgataatatattatttcatgaCAAGATAATACCAATAATAGAGCAAATTAAACGAGTAATTCATCAAGCTGAAAGGTTGTAATAATAGGCTATTTAGGTTAGAAATAATGTGGTGAAGTACTGAGAGTATTTGGATACAATTactgtttttattataaatataatcaatAGAGACAATGTCTTTTATGAGTGGtgatgtagatttttttttttttcattttgaactatcaaatatatataaactcttgtttattattatatgaaatggctacaactctttttctttcatctaATATGTACAAGATTCCACTATGATAAAAACTTGGGAACATCAAAACTTCAAACCTCAATAACCACATTTACAACTCCAAAATACccttaattagttttaaaaataaaataaaattgaataaaaaaatcttttagatTCTCGATCTATTTTTTGGCATGATTATAGATTCAAAACAACTTCATTGAATACCTCTCCTGAAGATGAACCAATCAACatcaaaattggttttttttttttatcagtgtaATGTGATTGTTTGAAaactttacttttcttttccctttctaatgacttttttttttctttttttaacatttagagactgaaaataataataaaaaataaagtttaaaattgaagtataaatattttaaaccatagagattaaataaaaaaaattaaaaaactggaTAGAACAAATTAAATTCTTGCACACCTTAATGAAAATAAGTTATGAGAAaagttataatataatatgacgGTGGAGACTGGTATTTTCTTTGGTGTCTGCGAaactagaagaagaagatacCGCCCTACCAGATATCTTTTGAGATAGCCTCTCTACTCCCTAAAATAATTCttgtcatttaaaataaatcctaAACAAAAGACACGTAGGCAAAAAAGCGtcgaaaaaaaatccaacaaaagcCAAAACTATCCTTGTGTGGCTTAGAACCGAACTCCCTCACCCAGTAAGAACCGCGCAATCTTCCTGCTCCATCTTCCCACTTGCCACGTGTTCTCCCTGCCTCCACCCCtttccctccctctctcttttcGTTGCTGTCGTCTTGACATGATTTCCTAGTTTCATGGAAAACTACAAAACAGCCATCTAACTGTATAGATGCTTACATTTAGGTATTAAAAGTTTCTATTCGAGCACTACCTTAGTTGATTGGTTTTCCTCCGATTGCAAGCggcaacaaataattttatatttattttataattcttgTTACCCTACTATCTAAATATTGGAAAAAATTGGAAACTTAATTGAGCTTACAGtaaaactccttttttttttttaatttttattctaggTTATGTAGATAAAACTCTCATGTGgatttatttgaaattcaaattagaTAAGAagttgagttattttttttttcttgtcaatttcattattttttttaattttatccatatatttatttttattagttattaatgttgtttttgaaTTGGTTGATTGAATTATATTGGACTAATACCTACATGATTTAATTCTAAAACTAAGTTAGACAAATAATCAGATTATGAGGTTTTAAGATTGATATATTAGatcgagtttaataacaatgctaAATAATTCTCTATGATCTgaaatttttatcatgtttattcttttatttgatttatagcGTAGCACTACCCTGTAAgctaatgtttttctaatttttaattaaaatatttgaaaattataaaaataaaaataaattttaaatttgctatTTTAATCATGAAAATGTAAATATCATATGCATACTTTAGTATAAACAGAacataatcattttttaattatgaatattaAAGCAAAAACCATACATAacctaataaaatataaaattaactacATAACTTGATCTTTTATGTTGAAGTTTATCTACATCCAAACATTAGATTTTGGTTCGAAATTACTTCCATGTATGATCTAATTTTTTCCAAGAGATGTTCTAATtcggatgaaaaaaaaaaaaaaatcaaccctaAAAGTTGTTAATTGCTTTTAACCAATACAACCGGTTCCATTTCATTTAGGACAATGCTGCTTAATTTTAGGACccaaatgaattatttataaagtTGAAGACTGATATGTAGTTTCTCAAACTTTTAAGTACCACTATAATTtctatgattaaaaaacaaagacagtCTCTGTGTTttgttcttctccttctccagcTTCCCTCTACCTCACTCTCACACCACAAACTCTCTTAGGACACTCCCCTCCCCCACCCCCTCtctaaaaaatgaatattagggttttgaaataagaaaatcaaaatctgcATTAATGGCTTCTTCTTTACCTCTACCGGAGCTCATCTTTCTCTCCCCAAAAACCAGAACTCCAAAACATCACCACCACCTGCTTTCTCTTTCTAGACACTCTCTCTCTAAACTTAACTTTtctgttaaaaaaactaaattcaaccTTCCTCTTCGAACTCCAGTAATTCGAGCTTTGAAGGAGGATACTGCAGTGATCGAGGAGAGAGAGCGAGAAATTTTGAAGGAACTGAATGGAAATGGAAACGGAAGAGTGAATGGATCAGTGGAGAGGTATGTAAATGGTGGATTGGTGAGTGTGGAAGAGGGAGAGAGTAGTAGTAATGAGAGTTTGGTGAAGTATGTGAATGGAAATGGTGCTGCAGCCGTGGCGACAGCAGAGATTTTGGTGGAGGAGAAGAAGGAAGGGTCGAAGGAGGAAGGAAGGCAGAAGAGGATAGAGGAAATCGGGAAAGAAGATGCTTGGTTTAAGCGTGCCGGTCAACAACAGATTGaggttttatttccttttttgatCATTTAAGAGAAGTTGTGCCTGATCATTTTGTTTCATAGGAAAGAAATGGGTCTTAGAGTTTTGGTGGTTCATAGAAATTATGCCTGCCAGGTTGCTAGCTAGTTTAACTGCTAAAGTCGCATTTTACTGCGCAATCTGGCTTGAAATTTAGCTCATACCTGGGTTGAGAGGGTGAAGGAAAGGGAAGAGCAAGCAACAAGCATCTCTCAATTTGTACGAAAGAGAAAGTATTTACAATCATTGTGCGTTGTACATTGTAATTATGCTTGCCATTGGACTAGATAGTCATAGTTGTATGCCTGGTTCGAGTTTATCCTCTGTATCACAGATATAATAGGATACAAGTATGGATGGATTACCAGAGAAGTAGAGATTGATGGTCATTTTAGGAAATGTGCCCCACCAGTTGGCTGTTTATCAACAGATTGATACTTTTTAGGGCATGTGGTTAGTTGTTATGCTAGATATGAGACTTTGTGATAGAAGAATTACACTAACTATAGTTGAGCAAGATTGCGagctttttttgtttctgcttATGTTTTCTATGCATGTATCTAGTCCTGTATTGTCTTAGTAGTGGTCATTGAAAGTTATTTGGATAGCATTTATATTCTCCTATTTATTTCAGGCTTCATTATGATGTCATCACATCCTGTCTGAGCACATGTGCTCTTACTATGAAATATGGGTTCTGAAACACTGCCCTTTTTGTATGACAATACATGGGTCTTACAGGTTTCTGTTGCACCTGGTGGGAGATGGAGTAGATTCAAGACCTATTCAACGATACAAAGGACTTTGGAAATATGGGGATCTGTTTTAACATTTATCTTCAAGGTTTGGTTGAACAACCAGAAATTCTCTTATCGAGGTCAGTGATCTCTAATTGATTGGTATTGGTTGCTCTTGTTATTTATACTTCATGTTGCATTTATGTGCCTGACGTTCTCAATAACCCATGATTTTACACATAGATATGGTTAATTTTTCATGCATAGTCATGGTTAATTTTTCAGGATGACTGGCCTCTAAATTTCACCTGTTAAGCTTTTCCCTCTTTTTAACTTTCTGGCCTGTCTAATTATACAAATGAAATTAGCAGGAGGAATGACggaggagaaaaaaatggtGAGGAGGAAGGCCCTTGCCAAGTGGTTAAAGGAAAGCATATTAAGATTAGGTCCAACATTCATAAAAATTGGCCAGCAGTTCTCCACAAGAGTGGACATTCTTGCTCAAGAATACGTTGATCAATTGTCTGAACTTCAGGTCTAGATTCTTTCTTATAATATTTAGCAAAACGGCTTCCcattgtttgtattttcttttagttgGTTCAATTTTCTTCTATAGTCTACCTCTTCCTCCTTCGGAGTTCATGATTTGTTTGGAATGGTTTAAATTGATGTATTCTTGCAGGATCAAGTTCCTCCATTTCCATCAGAGACTGCTGTTTCTATAGTTGAGGAAGAGCTTGGAGCTCCAGTGGATGATATCTTTGATCGGTTTGACTACGAACCCATAGCTGCTGCAAGTCTTGGtaatattttcttcatgttggttGGTTTTTGATGGGGAAACTCTTGCAATTTGCTGATTAACATTCCTCGACCATTTCTGTAACGttgcaatttctttcttttcctttttctctcccTCTGTTTCTTAATGCAGGCCAAGTTCACCGTGCAAGATTGAAAGGACAGGAAGTTGTGATTAAAGTCCAAAGACCCGGTCTCAAGGATCTTTTTGATATTGACCTAAAAAACCTGAGGGTTAGTTTCCATTATACTTAAGAAATTATTTACGTACTTCACTTTTGGTGAGGCCATGAGTCTTTTGATATACGGAGCATGGAAAAGTTGCTGATTTTTTCCAGGTAATAGCTGAATACCTTCAAAAGGTTGACCCAAAGTCAGATGGTGCAAAGAGGGACTGGGTTGCAATATATGATGAATGTGCGAACGTCTTGTACCAGGTAACAATATTGCCTTTATGGGCTCATCTTCTTGGTTGCTTAGAAAGATACAAGTGGCATTTACTCTTTTACTCCCTCCAATTTCCCaagtccttttttctttttgcaataattaatgtttttcagTTAAGTTGGTGTAGTAAGTTCACTCATTTGAggtttttgatgaatttttcttcCAATGATAAAGTTGCAAATGAAATGAGCACTAGGACAGTCATGCTTCATAAAACAACATCCTACTCATCTTAGTCAAGTTGAAATCAGGATGTGGGACGTGGATGGATAGGAAGACAGAAGGGAAGACCTCTACAATATTGGTTGTGGTTGTAATAAAAGACATGGCTATGATAAAGTTGCAAATTAAATGGTCATTAGGATGCTcatgaaacaaaaattttacAATCTTTAGTCTATTAAAGTCAGGATGTTTGACATGCATGAGCAGTAAGACAGCAGAAAGGCCTCATGAAATGAGTGATCAAAGATTCAAATGGATATGTTTGTTTGCtctaaaaaaatccttaaaaagaaATCACAACAGAGctgtaaaataacttaatttttattcattaattctTAGTGTCAATTAGCTAATACAActctataaacaaaaaaactagaaaaccctaATAAAACTTAATAGtaaagcaaaataataataataaaaaaatagaactcTAGAGCTATCACTAATGTTCTAATAAACCAATTGTCTAATCAAATATAGGTAACGAAATCTAGAAAAccttaacaattaaataaatatgacaataacaataattatgtccaaatttatgaaatttgcgCCCTGCATCAAAAGACATGGCAGCCTATGATTTAACCACATAAATGAGCTCTAACAGAACATAGAGAACATAATTTGCGTAGTTGCTTTTATGCTAGATGAAGCCAAAAAGGTATTACTGAGTACAACTTTAGTTATGGCAATCTGTAGGACTATTTCAATGGTAGTGCAACATAGGCAGATGCACATGGTTGGtgcaaaatgaaaacaaataccGTGAGGACTTCAAGTTGATTGGTACTTGCACCAAAAAAGTGCTGATGGGTTGGAAATGTATCAAACTTTTGAAGCTAGGATATCACAGAGAATTAACATATGCAATCACGTAAAAATGACTAGAAATGCCTTTTTAGATTAATTCCTTGTGTTTTAaggaaattcaataaaattgtaaatttaagTTCTAAACTTTAATTGTGATTTAACTTGCAGGTCTTAGTGTCTAAGTGGTCACTGACCTAAATTATTATGTAGCTGCATTCTAGTTCAATTTTCAGATTACCATTTTATAATTGCAATGGCTAATAATATTTGACATTTTCAGGAGATTGATTATACTATGGAAGCTTCTAATGCAGAACTGTTTGCCAGTAATTTCAAAGAGATGGAGTATGTTAAAGTCCCAGCAATATATTGGGAATACACCACGGCGCAGGTTCCTATTAGTACTcatgaacttaattttttttcttcttataaaaacattatctcTAAAGTTACTTGTAACCGCTTgctcctttatttatttatctgaaTGTAGGTTCTGACAATGGAATATGTCCCAGggatcaaaataaacaaaattcaagCATTAGATCAACTGGGTGTTGATCGCAAAAGGTTAAGATAATCTCCTGTTATTGAACCTGGTGAAATCATGTCTCATGCTACCTTTAATTCTTATGCTTTCAATGCTTGTAATTGTCAAATTTAGTATTGTGAAAAATTACTTTATTGTCAGCTGAAATGATTGTCATCTTTTATAATGTCCTGCAGATTGGGCAGATATGCGGTTGAATCTTATTTGGAACAAATTCTATCTCATGGATTCTTCCATGCCGACCCTGTGAGTTTTATTGCCACTTCCGATTTTTGGTGGTGCTTGAAATGTTTGCTATTTGGGATTCTCAATATGACAAAATTGTTTGAGAAAGTGAACATTTAATTTGAGCTTAGTGTACTTTTATATGGAAATACACAGAAAGTAGTTCAGGGGCTTGTTAGGCCTTTATTGGAAGGCttacttcataaattaaaaaaaaaagatctagaAAATTCTGCTGGAGATGCTGAAGGTGCAAGTGTTTTAGATGGCTTAAATGAAGGCATGATTGATCTTATGCCTCCACATCTTGAGGTGTGATTTACATGCACTGATCTATAATTGCATTTTTCATGAGAAACTTTACATAGCAAtcctatttattattgtttcgaAATGTCTGTAGGTGATGCTCGATTAATCATCTGAAGAGAgaacctttatttttctttttaatttcctaCTGCACAGTGTATTAAAGGTTACCTTACTTGATGCTTATAGGAATTTAGAGTCCTTTAATTATAACACAGTTTCTTCAACTAtgcatttttttcccttaaattcaaaataaatgcatcattattttttaaatgttgtatGAATTTGGATAACTTATCTAGTTGAATCATGAAATGGACTTGTTTTGGTTTAGTGCATCCTATGTGTAGAccagattttatttgaaatatggaGGTCAGAGATAGCTAGAATTAGAAATTGATTTCACAATCTAATTTCAAAGAAAGTGGGACAGGGAGAAGTCAATGAACTTCAGCTGAAGCCTAAAAGAAGAGAGTGGTAAATATCAAAAGTGAACGTAGCCTTTGACATGTGCTTCTTAAATATTTGAAGCTACATTCCTCTGGTTGTGCCAATAAATTTCCAGCCcaataaatggaaaaagaagTTGTCCTCTTGAACAGTAAAGGAAAGTGTGGATTATATCTGGATTCTGGAATATATGAATTGaatgaattatttgttttgatatccTTCCCCTCCATATTGTCATCTGTGCCAATCGAACAGCTTTGGATATGTGTTCATAGGCAGGGTACTGTCTTCAAAGTCTTCCTACTatctttttatgattatttttccttttggaGATGAGGAAGATGTGGTCCTTTCGTATCATGATTCCTTAATGGCATCTAAAGTTCACAAGTATGAGATCAGGTCTTGTTTCTTTCTGTGCAGCATCCAGGAAATATTGCTGTTGATGATGTCAATGGAGGAAGGTTGATCTTTTATGATTTTGGAATGATGGGAAGGTACTGTCTAATCCTCTGCTGGCTATCTGCAATTAGTATGCCAAACAAGTCCATTATCAAGTTTTGTATTATGACTGTCCTTTGTCTTCGTATATTGCAGTATCAGTCCAAACATTCGAGAAGGGTTGCTGGAAGCATTCTATGGAATTTATGAAAGGGATCCGGATAAGGTGATTGTGCTTAAGAATGGTGGCTCATGGCCATGTCTAGGTGTCCTTATTCTTGTTATACAAACTTAACATGTCACAGTTCACATGGTGTGATGCTTTTCTATGCTAGTGCAGGTCCTTGAGGCAATGATCCAAATGGGTGTTCTTGTGCCTACTGGAGACATGACAGCTGTCAGACGAACTGCACTATTCTTTCTCAATAGGTGCTTTGAAAGAAAGGGATAACTGTTTGGGTTCTCGCTTTGATTGTCATCACcatctttattattgtttcagCATAAGACATTGGTCAGATTTGACTAATCCTCTACTGCTGGTTTGGGTAGAATTTGGAACAATCTCaaagtcaaaaaataaatacgAGGGAAGGATAAGGCTGTTACTAATTGTAGACACCTTTGGATGCAAGACAGAATATTCATAGGGATCATTTGAGTTGTGCTTGATAGGAAGGAATTCTGCTCAAAGTTGTCATACCATCATAATTCccattgaaaaatgaaaaatgaaaaatgaaaatgaaaatgaaaatgaataataatgataatttagGTTTGAGCCTCAACTGCCCAACAGAAGAAGGGAATTGGGCTGGCAGCTTTGATAGATCAAGGGTTAGTCTCTAGCCAGATTGAACAAGGAAAGAGGATCTTAATTGAAGTATTGCTCCTGCCTTTACTGTTATTGAGGTTTAGATGCTCAACGGGTATGAGCAAAATCAGAGATCTGAGTGTAAATGACAGACAATTGTCTCATTTGGAGGAAGATGACATAACCACTCAATCATGCTCTTACTTCAAAGTCTCAAGGTTGAGATTCAATTGAAAGATTGAAAGAGAGGTTCTCAAGATTGAGGAATTTTCTGAAGAAGAAGAGCCAGGAATAGTCATTACTAAAGACCAAGGAGATAAGCTGACATTCATTTTGAATAACATGCATACAGTGATATAGAAAAGCCAGACAGTGTACTGATGTTTTGACTTGCACATTGGACCAAAGTGGGAATGTTGAAACTACCTTTGGATCATCTAATAAGTGATCTATATTTCTTTGTTCAACCTCTTATAACCTCCAAATTCTAATTTCAAACTTTGGCAGTTTTGAAGAGCGTCTCGCTGctcaaagaagagagagagaaatggaaACAGCACAACTCGGCTTTAAAAAGCCATTGAGCAAGGatgaaaaaatagagaaaaagaagcaACGTCTGGCTGCAATAGGTAACTCCTGCAGTGTGGttctatatatatgtatgaGGTTTCACACTTTTCTAGATTTAACTTATAGTGCATTTTGTTTCCAAATAGCAAGAGGTGAGatcatttctccttcttttggCATCTGCATAAAAGCAACTATTGTAAGATATGCATACCATACGTGAGTGTCTATTAGTCACTTACACTCCTCCGTTCAAGTTGTccttgttcattttattttccagtttttatttctcaatcttAGGATATGGATCCTTGTGGCCCTCCCCAGCAAGTTTTGGATTGAGGTTTAGCTGAGATGAGTTTATTTCGCAATCTGGTATACTTAAGTTCAAGTCTTGTTATGGCATAGCCTTATCCTATTATTGAACTTAATGGCCCAGCATATTGTGCAAATTATCTAATTATGATAAGATTTTGCAAATTGTATAGCTTTCACAAGATTTTTGTGAATATTTAGATAACTGCATCTCATGTGTTTATGTTCTCTTAACAGGGGAAGATTTATTATCCATTGCAGCAGATCAACCTTTCCGTTTTCCTGCCACTTTCACATTTGTTGTGAGAGCATTTTCAGGTGAAGTACTGTAATTTGGAGGAGTCATTGTATGAAATGCTATGCGCAACATTAACCTTAGACAAGGAAATTATTCTCTGCAGTATTGGATGGCATTGGGAAAGGCCTTGACCCTCGGTTTGATATTACGGAGATTGCAAAACCGTGAGTTTGTTTTGCTGCTGTTACAGTTTTCTAAACATTCTCTGGAAATTTCTGAAATTAGGTTGGCTATGTAAATTATATGTCTAACTTGTCCTGCATGCGATATATTTCAGCTATGCACTTGAGCTGCTAAAGTTTCGCGAAGCTGGAGTTGAAGTTCTCTTGAAGGtagagattttatttatttagttctcTTGAAGATAAAATAGGACCATCTTAATCTGCTCTAACCTTGATGTTGGACATAATAGTAAGTCTCATTTTCATAACCAATCCTGTAAATGTTTCAGGACTTCAGAAAAAGGTGGGACAGGCAGTCTCGTGCATTCTACAACTTATTTAGACAGGCTGATAGAGTTCAAAAGCTTGCTGATACTATCCAACAATTGGTAGGATTCAGGAATCCTTGGTGTCTTTTAATTTGAGTGTTCTAAATAATTCTAGTGCTTTATAGTAGGCCTGTGGATCCATGTCTTCGACATCATGTCTTCAACATGTTACTTAGCAATCAACACTGCATTGCAGGAGCAAGGTGATTTGAAGCTCCGAGTTCGAACCCTGGAGGCTGAGAGGGCATTCCAGCGTGTTGCAGCTGTCCAGAAGACAGTAGGGAGTGTGAGTTTATCTATCTTAGGACTTCATAAAGTCGATCTTGTCAT
This Populus alba chromosome 7, ASM523922v2, whole genome shotgun sequence DNA region includes the following protein-coding sequences:
- the LOC118043507 gene encoding protein ACTIVITY OF BC1 COMPLEX KINASE 8, chloroplastic isoform X1 produces the protein MASSLPLPELIFLSPKTRTPKHHHHLLSLSRHSLSKLNFSVKKTKFNLPLRTPVIRALKEDTAVIEEREREILKELNGNGNGRVNGSVERYVNGGLVSVEEGESSSNESLVKYVNGNGAAAVATAEILVEEKKEGSKEEGRQKRIEEIGKEDAWFKRAGQQQIEVSVAPGGRWSRFKTYSTIQRTLEIWGSVLTFIFKVWLNNQKFSYRAGGMTEEKKMVRRKALAKWLKESILRLGPTFIKIGQQFSTRVDILAQEYVDQLSELQDQVPPFPSETAVSIVEEELGAPVDDIFDRFDYEPIAAASLGQVHRARLKGQEVVIKVQRPGLKDLFDIDLKNLRVIAEYLQKVDPKSDGAKRDWVAIYDECANVLYQEIDYTMEASNAELFASNFKEMEYVKVPAIYWEYTTAQVLTMEYVPGIKINKIQALDQLGVDRKRLGRYAVESYLEQILSHGFFHADPHPGNIAVDDVNGGRLIFYDFGMMGSISPNIREGLLEAFYGIYERDPDKVLEAMIQMGVLVPTGDMTAVRRTALFFLNSFEERLAAQRREREMETAQLGFKKPLSKDEKIEKKKQRLAAIGEDLLSIAADQPFRFPATFTFVVRAFSVLDGIGKGLDPRFDITEIAKPYALELLKFREAGVEVLLKDFRKRWDRQSRAFYNLFRQADRVQKLADTIQQLEQGDLKLRVRTLEAERAFQRVAAVQKTVGSAVAVGSLVNLATILYLNSIRVPAIAASIFCAFFSFQVLFGVLKVKKLDQQERLITGTA
- the LOC118043507 gene encoding protein ACTIVITY OF BC1 COMPLEX KINASE 8, chloroplastic isoform X2; the encoded protein is MASSLPLPELIFLSPKTRTPKHHHHLLSLSRHSLSKLNFSVKKTKFNLPLRTPVIRALKEDTAVIEEREREILKELNGNGNGRVNGSVERYVNGGLVSVEEGESSSNESLVKYVNGNGAAAVATAEILVEEKKEGSKEEGRQKRIEEIGKEDAWFKRAGQQQIEVSVAPGGRWSRFKTYSTIQRTLEIWGSVLTFIFKVWLNNQKFSYRGGMTEEKKMVRRKALAKWLKESILRLGPTFIKIGQQFSTRVDILAQEYVDQLSELQDQVPPFPSETAVSIVEEELGAPVDDIFDRFDYEPIAAASLGQVHRARLKGQEVVIKVQRPGLKDLFDIDLKNLRVIAEYLQKVDPKSDGAKRDWVAIYDECANVLYQEIDYTMEASNAELFASNFKEMEYVKVPAIYWEYTTAQVLTMEYVPGIKINKIQALDQLGVDRKRLGRYAVESYLEQILSHGFFHADPHPGNIAVDDVNGGRLIFYDFGMMGSISPNIREGLLEAFYGIYERDPDKVLEAMIQMGVLVPTGDMTAVRRTALFFLNSFEERLAAQRREREMETAQLGFKKPLSKDEKIEKKKQRLAAIGEDLLSIAADQPFRFPATFTFVVRAFSVLDGIGKGLDPRFDITEIAKPYALELLKFREAGVEVLLKDFRKRWDRQSRAFYNLFRQADRVQKLADTIQQLEQGDLKLRVRTLEAERAFQRVAAVQKTVGSAVAVGSLVNLATILYLNSIRVPAIAASIFCAFFSFQVLFGVLKVKKLDQQERLITGTA